From Clarias gariepinus isolate MV-2021 ecotype Netherlands chromosome 1, CGAR_prim_01v2, whole genome shotgun sequence:
TTTATGGACTACTAGACACTTTTACTAGTCAAGTGTCACGAATAATAAGCCTGtgttgtttatataaataatttaattaattaactaataattTAAACTTCTACTTCCTATAAAAAGACCTCTGcaagccttaaaaaaaacacaagagcaCCATGGACATCCCCAGCTCCTTCACATATCTGTGCTATAGTGCAAATTAAAAGTTCCTTTTTTTCACTGAGATGCCTGTCCTTAGGTCATAACATGATGTTAAATCCCTTTTTCTGTCTTCTATCCCTTTTCTTCGCTTCCACAGCAGCGTCCAGTGAAGCAGTCCCTGGCTAGCTCTCTGTGTCGGGAGTCACACTGGAAATGTCTTCTTCTCACACTGCTTATGTATGGATGTTTTGGCACACTGACCTGGTGCGGACTATGCAAGGTTCCTGTCCTTACAGTCCCAGTAGAACTTGCAGCCACGGTATTGGAAAATGAAGACCAGTCTACGCCCTCAGCTGCAGCAAACACCTACAGCCCTGATGATTTGGCACTGGACAGCCCTTGCTCAAGCGGCTATGTTTACATTCCTCTGGCCTTTCTGGCAATGCTATATGTGGTCTACTTGGTGGAGTGCTGGCACTGCTATTCCAAAACTGCGATGCTGGCTCAAGCAGAGGTTGCGGAGGTGTATGAGCGTGTTCAGAGACTTCAGCAGGCTACGCCATGCATCTGGTGGAAGGCCATCAGCTACCATTATGTGCGGAGGACCAGACAGGTAACACGCTACCGCAATGGAGATGCATATACCACTACACAGGTGTACCATGAACGGGTCAACACGCATGCAGCGAGTTCAGAGTTTGACTATGCCAGGCTGGGTGTAAAAGATGTCTCAAAGGAGCTAAGGGGCCTCATGGACCATCCAGCAGTGCGTCTGCGCTTTACGAAGTGCTTTAGTTTCTCTAGTGCCCGAGCAGAGGCTGCCTACCTCACACAACGTGCACGGTTCTTTGGGGAAAATGAAGGCCTTGATGACTACATGGAGGCAAGAGAGGGAATGCACCTGAAAAATGTAGACTTCCGAGAACATATGCTGGCCTTCCCTGAACCCACACGGCAGCCCTGGTACGCACGCCGGAGGGTATTCTGGCTTGCCTCAGCTTTGCTGCTGTCATGGCCACTTCGTGTTGTGGCAGAATACCGCACTGCATATGTTCATTACCATGTGGAAAAGCTTTTCGGAGATGAAGATGACAGCAGCAGAGGGGATGGAAGCGAAAATGGAGGGATCAATGAGAATGTAAATGGACCTGGTGGAGGGGGCATTGGATCTAGTTACCGTGCCATTTCCCGAGTTAACACTGTTGACATGACAGAACTAGAGTGGCACATTCGCTGCAATCAGCAGATGGTTCCTAGCTATTCTGAGGCATTGCTGATGGATCCTGGCTCCGATGCTAACCAAGGCACTAACCCCCCTCCCGCTGGGGCAAACTCCAACACAGGTGGTCCTACATTGCCTGTAGCATTTGCCTCAGCCTACCTGCTCCAGAGCTGCCCTCGCTGTCGGCGGTCCACTAGCAGCATGTCGCTCCCTTCCAGGCTGAGAGGCCCAACGGCTGCCTTGCTGACTGGCACTGTGGCTGGAATGAGGTCTAGTGGAGCAGGAGGTGCTGCTGGAGGTCCAGGAAGGCTTGTTCTGAGCAGAAGTGGTTTTTCATTGGGTCGTCTTCAAGCAACACGTCCCACATCTCTGTTCCATTCCCGCAGTGTGGGTGGAGGTCTAGGAGGAAGAGGGGAGGAGGGGAGTGGTACAGCAACAGGAGCAGGAGGTGGAGGGTTTCTTGGTTTGGGATCAAGACAGGATGAGGAAAGCAGAGGGGTGCTAGAGGGAGAAggggaggaggaagaagaacagGGAAATGTGGAGGCTGGGGAGGAGGAAGGAGAAAGTCAAGAAGTGGAAACAGAGCCGCCTGAAGATAGTAACAGAGAGGAAGGAAGAGAGAGCGAAAGGGATCGACCTCCTGCGTATCAGGATGCTTTTTTCTTCCCTGTGTTAATAGTGCATGGAGAGGAGAGTTGTCACTCAGGAGAAGATGTCACTTAAATGAGAAGAAAGACTCCCTGAATAATGAAAAATAGAGGTAGCACTGTTTGCCTGATGAGGGATACAGGACAGTAGGAACGGATAGCCTTGGTTGTCATGTAGAATAGTTGGGTAATAGTTGGGTACGTTGGAGAATATGATTCATTATATCTATGCAAGATTGAGAGAAGTCAGGTAAAATAAATGACGGATACTCAATAcgtgtttttttcctccattcGTCACACTCCAAAAGGAAATATATTACAGAAAaagaagaccaaaaaaaaaagaaaaaaaagtgtgtctGTACATCTTCCCAATTAAGTGCTGTCATAAATCATAGCTGTCATAATATGAGCAtttctatttctgtttttttagaaCCAATTAACTGCAGTGATAGACATAATATCTTCAGGTACAACAGAATCACCATATGGTAATCTCAGCCTTGGAGCCCAAAGGGATCACAGTCTTCTGTAAGCCTGTTACACTTGTGCATGTAACTTGACATTACCTCAGCCTATGCGTTAACAAAAGACATGCAATGTTTCAGTAATGGACGCACCACAATCCTCTTTTCTGACCTCCATCTATTCAGCTTAGTCTGGTCTTAACATCCTCAAATATTCCTGCTTTGCATGCTGTCTGGTGAGGCTTGGTCGAGGCCAGTTGACTTTGGGAGATAATGATCaaaacatgttttgaagctttgGCTAATGTAATGTAGAGAATGTTTCACTTTTGTTGTAGGACCAAGAATTCCCATtaggaaaaacaaagaaaaggctTATATCTCATATCTTAGTTGATATGAGaagtataaaaatgttttctctATGCTGGAAGCTTTATCATGTCAATTTGTGAAGCACATTGTGTTTTGGTGCATTTGCTATATTAGTAAGGTtctttgttttgtattgtttcacCAGTTTTGCCTCGAGATGAGCTTTGCTCAGCTACTCTGCCTCACATAGAcacctttttttaatattaatttatattgcaACCATACAGCATATTGCCTTGCATCATAGCCACTGTACTTGTGTCTCATATTGTGTCACATGAGCATGAACCAgctaatcattaattaaaatggttAGCATGCCACGAAATACTCACTGATTGCTAATAACTGTACAGTctataaacattttgtatataGGACACAGTTTTACCAAACAACTTTTTACTTTTGCACAGATGCTCATAAAGCCATATTGCCAATCCCTCAGTCCTACATGCTATATTTGTTTTAAGTGTTTATGTTCGTatgtatttttatgcatttagtGCTTGTGAATTTGGGACTAATACTACAGTTGCAATATATCACTTTTCAAGCTCTACTGTTTGTCATGGAATAagcaaaaaacatttcaaaaaattttcaaaaaataaaacaaaaaaagcactcCACTAATAGCTAATAGAAGTTTAACCCATAACTTTTCACTCATGATCATTCATTTTGTCACGTGAAAGCACATGTTCTCATTTAAAATCATACAGGCTAAACAGACTTCCTAGTGGCACTCAAATGTTTGAAAACAtctaaataggaaaaaaaatgtggaagcAATCTTGTCAGAATATTCTGTGTTGCATCATGACTGCTGACTACCATTAATGTCTTTAATGAATAATTACAGTGAGAAGAAATGCCCCAAGCATTTGGATAAGAGGTTTTGCTCCACATATTGTATGTAAAGACTTTAAACTAAAGCTATACTTCACACATCTTGATTTGACTGAACTTGAGTCGACTAATTAACATTCCAGTGCAGACAACAGAGGATTGTCAGGTGTGGTTGTGGagttgatatactgtacaagagtCAGGCAGctgagtgtgtttgtgaatgtacatgtttaaaagaaatgtgtaaaggtgtttcattttaattggggGGGGGATCTTTAAAGCAACTTTGGTTGTATCCAAAACTGTGTGTGGCCCAGCAGAAACAGTCGTTTCCACTCTGGGAGAATGTGTCGCACATTAGTGATTGTGCAGTATAATTCATCTGGAACAGATGGATAGGTTACAGTATccctttaaagtaaataaatgcaaa
This genomic window contains:
- the LOC128519675 gene encoding transmembrane protein 151B isoform X2 gives rise to the protein MQEAAEGEEPILAGTAREEQRPVKQSLASSLCRESHWKCLLLTLLMYGCFGTLTWCGLCKVPVLTVPVELAATVLENEDQSTPSAAANTYSPDDLALDSPCSSGYVYIPLAFLAMLYVVYLVECWHCYSKTAMLAQAEVAEVYERVQRLQQATPCIWWKAISYHYVRRTRQVTRYRNGDAYTTTQVYHERVNTHAASSEFDYARLGVKDVSKELRGLMDHPAVRLRFTKCFSFSSARAEAAYLTQRARFFGENEGLDDYMEAREGMHLKNVDFREHMLAFPEPTRQPWYARRRVFWLASALLLSWPLRVVAEYRTAYVHYHVEKLFGDEDDSSRGDGSENGGINENVNGPGGGGIGSSYRAISRVNTVDMTELEWHIRCNQQMVPSYSEALLMDPGSDANQGTNPPPAGANSNTGGPTLPVAFASAYLLQSCPRCRRSTSSMSLPSRLRGPTAALLTGTVAGMRSSGAGGAAGGPGRLVLSRSGFSLGRLQATRPTSLFHSRSVGGGLGGRGEEGSGTATGAGGGGFLGLGSRQDEESRGVLEGEGEEEEEQGNVEAGEEEGESQEVETEPPEDSNREEGRESERDRPPAYQDAFFFPVLIVHGEESCHSGEDVT
- the LOC128519675 gene encoding transmembrane protein 151B isoform X1, with the translated sequence MRHGLTNFMDSSLLKRGSRHLKLAVGYFMQRPVKQSLASSLCRESHWKCLLLTLLMYGCFGTLTWCGLCKVPVLTVPVELAATVLENEDQSTPSAAANTYSPDDLALDSPCSSGYVYIPLAFLAMLYVVYLVECWHCYSKTAMLAQAEVAEVYERVQRLQQATPCIWWKAISYHYVRRTRQVTRYRNGDAYTTTQVYHERVNTHAASSEFDYARLGVKDVSKELRGLMDHPAVRLRFTKCFSFSSARAEAAYLTQRARFFGENEGLDDYMEAREGMHLKNVDFREHMLAFPEPTRQPWYARRRVFWLASALLLSWPLRVVAEYRTAYVHYHVEKLFGDEDDSSRGDGSENGGINENVNGPGGGGIGSSYRAISRVNTVDMTELEWHIRCNQQMVPSYSEALLMDPGSDANQGTNPPPAGANSNTGGPTLPVAFASAYLLQSCPRCRRSTSSMSLPSRLRGPTAALLTGTVAGMRSSGAGGAAGGPGRLVLSRSGFSLGRLQATRPTSLFHSRSVGGGLGGRGEEGSGTATGAGGGGFLGLGSRQDEESRGVLEGEGEEEEEQGNVEAGEEEGESQEVETEPPEDSNREEGRESERDRPPAYQDAFFFPVLIVHGEESCHSGEDVT